One genomic segment of Centropristis striata isolate RG_2023a ecotype Rhode Island chromosome 13, C.striata_1.0, whole genome shotgun sequence includes these proteins:
- the LOC131983363 gene encoding ataxin-8-like, which yields MEQDTSGVERQQLQQEQLQQEQLRQEQLQQEQLQQEQLQQEQLQQEQLQQEQQDQLQQELQQEQHQQLQQVQMQQEQLQQEQLKQLQQGQLQQEQLQQEQQEQMQQEQQEQLQQEKQEQLQQEQLQEEQPHQQAAVQQS from the exons ATGG AACAGGACACCAGTGGAGTGGAAAGGCAACAACTGCAACAAGAGCAATTGCAACAAGAGCAATTGCGACAAGAGCAACTGCAACAAGAGCAGTTGCAACAAGAGCAATTGCAACAAGAGCAATTGCAACAAGAGCAATTGCAACAAGAGCAACAAGATCAACTGCAACAAGAACTGCAACAAGAGCAACATCAGCAACTGCAACAAGTGCAAATGCAACAAGAGCAGCTGCAACAAGAACAGCT AAAGCAGCTGCAACAAGGACAACTGCAACAAGAGCAGTtgcaacaagaacaacaagaacagatgcaacaagaacaacaagagCAACTGCAACAAGAGAAACAAGAGCAGCTGCAACAAGAGCAGCTACAAGAAGAGCAACCGCACCAGCAGGCAGCGGTGCAACAGTCCTGA